From a region of the Candidatus Azobacteroides pseudotrichonymphae genomovar. CFP2 genome:
- the ilvN gene encoding acetolactate synthase small subunit, giving the protein MKNKILYTITIFSENIVGLLNQVAIIFTRRGLNIETLSVSQSALEGIHKFTITTFADAEIICKVTKQIDKQVDILKAYYNIDVDLVFQEIALYKVSTSRLLVLRSIEDLIRQYNVRILDMTEVWTVLEKTGHYDETQALFTELSEKIGVLQFIRSGRIAITKSNVERLSDMLATIEEKIKA; this is encoded by the coding sequence ATGAAAAATAAAATACTTTATACAATAACAATATTTTCTGAAAATATTGTTGGCTTACTGAACCAAGTAGCTATTATTTTTACAAGGCGTGGACTAAACATAGAAACACTTTCTGTTTCTCAGTCTGCTCTTGAGGGTATCCATAAATTTACAATTACTACATTCGCTGATGCAGAAATCATATGTAAAGTAACAAAACAAATTGATAAACAAGTTGATATATTAAAGGCTTATTACAATATAGATGTAGACCTTGTTTTTCAGGAGATCGCTTTGTACAAAGTTTCTACATCTCGTTTGCTAGTTTTGAGATCTATTGAAGACCTTATTCGTCAATATAATGTTCGAATATTGGACATGACCGAAGTTTGGACTGTCTTAGAAAAGACTGGGCATTATGATGAAACACAAGCTTTGTTCACAGAGTTGAGTGAAAAGATAGGTGTTTTACAGTTTATTCGTTCTGGACGAATCGCCATTACAAAATCTAATGTAGAACGATTGAGTGATATGTTAGCGACAATAGAAGAAAAGATAAAAGCATGA
- the rlmB gene encoding 23S rRNA (guanosine(2251)-2'-O)-methyltransferase RlmB, whose translation MKEFEMIFGKRAIIEAIQIGKKIDKILICKGLQSKLSHELFNIIKETDILIRRVPREKLDRLTRRNHQGLVAFISTITYQKLESIVPFLYEEGKVPLILLLDGITDVHNFGAIARSCECAGVNAIVIPLVNSVSVNADAIKISAGALMSLSVCRESNIMNAVKFLKLCGYKVYAATEKATTLYTKTDYTYPTAIVIGSEDKGISPAVLYLCDKLVKIPTLGNITSLNVSAATAVLLYEVLRQRTTCS comes from the coding sequence ATGAAAGAATTTGAAATGATTTTCGGCAAACGAGCCATTATAGAAGCTATACAGATAGGTAAAAAAATAGATAAAATTTTGATATGCAAAGGGTTACAGAGTAAGCTGTCTCATGAATTGTTTAACATCATAAAAGAAACAGATATTCTTATTCGCCGAGTACCTCGTGAAAAATTAGACCGATTGACTCGCAGAAATCATCAGGGATTAGTTGCTTTTATTTCAACCATCACTTATCAAAAATTGGAGAGTATTGTTCCATTTTTATATGAAGAAGGAAAAGTTCCACTTATTTTATTATTAGATGGAATAACTGATGTACATAATTTTGGAGCCATTGCCCGTAGTTGTGAATGTGCAGGAGTAAATGCAATTGTTATTCCACTCGTCAATAGTGTTTCAGTTAATGCCGATGCTATAAAAATTTCTGCAGGAGCATTAATGTCACTATCTGTTTGTCGTGAATCCAATATTATGAATGCTGTCAAATTTCTGAAACTGTGTGGATATAAAGTTTATGCAGCTACTGAGAAAGCTACAACTCTCTATACAAAGACTGATTACACATATCCAACAGCTATCGTAATAGGAAGTGAAGATAAAGGTATTTCGCCAGCTGTTTTATATCTTTGTGATAAACTGGTAAAGATCCCTACCTTGGGGAATATTACATCATTAAATGTATCAGCTGCTACTGCGGTACTTCTGTACGAAGTCCTTCGGCAAAGGACTACGTGTTCTTAA
- a CDS encoding AAA family ATPase, with product MLQSLSVRNCALISKLEINFSKNFSVITGEIGSGKSVVTGALSLNFRI from the coding sequence ATGCTTCAAAGTTTATCCGTAAGAAATTGTGCCCTAATATCCAAATTGGAAATAAATTTCTCCAAAAATTTTTCTGTCATTACAGGCGAAATAGGTTCTGGAAAATCCGTCGTTACAGGAGCTTTATCTCTGAATTTTAGGATTTAA
- a CDS encoding DNA recombination protein RmuC, producing MKDFEEKFSARIDSLAKDTNIVFEKNRETIEKKLTEIQKNNSAKLEEMRKTVDEKLHDTLEERFTESFKSVSNTLDKLQRGIGEMRNVASNVGDLRKVLSNVKTKGVLGEYQLAAILEQLLPPSQYAKNVKTKSGSKENVEFAIKIPSKKETHEFIWLPIDAKFPTADYESLMSSYETADLQMIERSKKDLETKIKKFAKDIHEKYIDPPNTTEFAIMFLPFEGLYAEVLRIPNLFQSIHVEFKITIAGPTTISAFLNSLQMGFRSLAVEKRTSEIWDLLGAVKTQFSKFAEVVEAAKKKLDSASEELAKTGIRSRQIEKKLENVQSLPEPDSQKLLGDLDFENEKIQ from the coding sequence TTGAAAGATTTTGAAGAAAAATTTTCAGCAAGAATTGATTCTTTAGCAAAAGATACAAATATTGTTTTCGAAAAAAATAGGGAAACAATAGAAAAGAAACTAACAGAAATACAAAAAAACAATAGTGCGAAACTTGAAGAAATGCGAAAAACTGTTGATGAAAAACTACATGATACATTAGAAGAAAGATTTACAGAATCATTTAAATCTGTAAGTAACACTTTAGACAAACTTCAAAGAGGAATAGGTGAAATGCGTAATGTGGCTAGTAACGTTGGTGATTTAAGGAAAGTATTATCCAATGTTAAAACAAAAGGTGTCCTGGGTGAATATCAGCTTGCTGCAATACTTGAACAGCTTCTTCCGCCTAGTCAATATGCCAAAAATGTTAAAACAAAATCGGGGAGCAAAGAAAATGTTGAATTCGCGATAAAAATACCTAGCAAAAAGGAAACACATGAATTTATATGGTTACCTATTGATGCAAAATTTCCAACTGCAGATTATGAAAGTCTTATGTCTTCATATGAAACAGCTGATTTACAAATGATTGAACGCTCTAAAAAAGATTTAGAGACAAAAATAAAAAAGTTTGCAAAAGATATTCATGAAAAATATATAGATCCTCCTAATACAACTGAATTTGCAATAATGTTTTTACCCTTTGAAGGATTGTATGCGGAAGTATTACGCATACCAAATCTTTTTCAAAGTATACACGTAGAATTCAAAATTACAATTGCTGGGCCAACTACTATATCAGCTTTTCTTAATAGTCTTCAAATGGGATTCAGAAGTTTGGCTGTTGAAAAAAGAACAAGTGAGATATGGGATTTATTAGGTGCTGTAAAGACGCAATTCAGTAAGTTTGCCGAAGTTGTAGAAGCAGCAAAAAAGAAACTTGACAGTGCAAGTGAAGAATTGGCCAAAACGGGCATCCGATCAAGACAAATTGAAAAAAAATTAGAAAACGTACAATCATTGCCTGAACCTGATTCACAAAAACTACTGGGTGATTTGGACTTTGAAAACGAAAAAATACAGTAG
- the coaBC gene encoding bifunctional phosphopantothenoylcysteine decarboxylase/phosphopantothenate--cysteine ligase CoaBC: protein MLDGKKIVLGITGSIAAYKAAYLARALIKKGVEIQIVMTPKGKEFITPVTLSALTQKPVVIDFFAANEGTWHSHVNLGLWADAMLIAPATASTIGKMANGIASNMLITTYLSMRAPVFVAPAMDSDMFIHPTTQYNIDKLQSYGNHIIFPTIGYLASSLEGKGRMEEPDTIVKIIEYFFEKKKQLIGKKILINAGPTHERIDPTRYISNYSSGKMGFALAEECAERGAKVILVSGPVRLKTIHPNIFRIDVESAEEMYNATLSKFSEIDIGILCAAVADYKPLYYSENKIKHKANEPFSLELTSNLDIALALGKMKKSGQILVGFALETENELSNSIEKLQKKNLDFIVLNSLKEKGSGFQTNTNKITIINMIGKQKEFPLKSKKEVAIDIVDYILSL, encoded by the coding sequence ATGTTGGACGGGAAAAAGATTGTACTAGGAATTACTGGAAGCATAGCAGCTTATAAAGCTGCTTACCTTGCTCGTGCATTAATAAAGAAAGGAGTGGAAATACAAATTGTAATGACTCCTAAAGGAAAGGAATTTATTACGCCAGTTACCTTATCAGCTTTGACCCAAAAACCTGTAGTGATTGATTTTTTTGCTGCAAATGAAGGTACATGGCATAGTCATGTCAACTTAGGTTTATGGGCAGATGCTATGCTAATAGCACCAGCTACAGCCTCTACTATTGGGAAAATGGCAAATGGAATAGCCAGTAATATGCTTATAACCACTTACTTATCTATGAGAGCCCCCGTATTTGTAGCACCGGCCATGGATTCAGATATGTTTATTCATCCTACAACACAGTATAATATTGATAAATTGCAATCATATGGAAATCATATTATTTTTCCTACAATTGGCTATTTAGCCAGTTCTTTAGAAGGTAAGGGAAGAATGGAAGAGCCCGATACAATTGTAAAAATTATTGAGTATTTTTTTGAAAAAAAAAAGCAATTAATAGGGAAGAAAATATTAATAAATGCTGGTCCCACCCACGAAAGAATAGATCCTACGCGTTATATAAGTAATTATTCTTCAGGAAAAATGGGCTTTGCTTTAGCAGAAGAATGTGCTGAGAGAGGAGCAAAGGTAATCTTAGTAAGTGGTCCTGTACGATTGAAAACTATTCATCCGAATATATTCAGGATTGATGTTGAGTCAGCAGAGGAAATGTATAATGCTACATTAAGCAAATTTTCAGAAATAGATATAGGAATACTCTGTGCTGCAGTTGCAGATTATAAACCTTTGTATTATTCAGAAAACAAAATTAAACACAAAGCAAATGAACCGTTTTCATTGGAATTGACATCTAATCTAGATATCGCTCTTGCTTTAGGTAAAATGAAGAAATCAGGACAAATTTTGGTGGGTTTTGCTTTGGAAACCGAAAATGAATTGTCTAATTCAATAGAAAAATTACAAAAAAAGAACCTGGATTTCATTGTCTTAAATTCTTTGAAAGAAAAAGGATCCGGATTTCAAACAAATACTAATAAAATAACGATTATTAATATGATAGGAAAACAAAAGGAGTTCCCATTGAAATCGAAAAAAGAAGTAGCAATAGATATTGTTGACTACATCTTATCATTATAA
- a CDS encoding RidA family protein: MKKVISTKNAPEVIGPYSQAVKAGDFVFFSGQLGINPATGEFISNSITEQTEQIFKNITAILDEIGLTLKNIVKTTVFLSDISNFAVMNEIYSKYFIPHPYPARSVIAVKTLPKNALIEIEVVAIY, encoded by the coding sequence ATGAAAAAGGTTATCTCAACCAAAAATGCCCCAGAAGTTATTGGACCCTACTCACAAGCAGTAAAAGCAGGAGATTTTGTTTTTTTTTCTGGGCAATTAGGAATCAATCCGGCAACAGGAGAATTTATCTCGAATTCAATAACTGAACAAACTGAACAAATATTCAAAAATATAACTGCAATTTTAGATGAAATAGGGTTGACCTTAAAAAATATTGTCAAAACAACCGTTTTTTTGTCCGACATATCAAATTTTGCAGTAATGAATGAAATATATAGTAAATATTTTATACCTCATCCTTATCCAGCTCGTTCAGTTATTGCAGTAAAAACTTTGCCCAAAAATGCCCTGATAGAAATAGAAGTAGTTGCTATTTATTGA
- a CDS encoding ATP-dependent helicase: MADFLQQLNESQREAVIYNDGPSLVIAGAGSGKTRVITYKIAYLLKNGISPHSILALTFTNKAAREMKVRVTEIIGENMTRLLWIGTFHSIFSKILRREASRIGFYSDFTIYDKQDSKNLIKNIIKEKKLDDKIYKPTFVQNIISKAKNALITPKQYANNCDLIEQYNQAQKAYILYDIYLTYSNRCKIANAMDFDDLLFYTYLLFNECKEIAQKYWNRFQFILVDEYQDTNFAQHEIIQQLTIEQHHRICIVGDDAQSIYSFRGANISNILNFRSIYPESKLFKLEQNYRSTQTIVNAANSLISKNREQIPKTIYSQKAIGEKIRLTGFYSDYEEGSRVANCIAEMHMLKKYEYKDFVILYRTNAQSRIFEEALRKLNIPYKIYGGLSFYQRKEIKDVVAYMRLASNLADEEAIRRIINYPNRGIGDITVNKIIAAASFHNTILWEVLSNPLSYNLKINAATFEKLKKFQLLINRFVEKVSTQNAYNAGRMIIRETGLINNELYEDQTPENISRIQNLEELSNSLYTFVSSRIEEGNANIKISDFLAEIFLLTDQDTDKNENINFVTMMTIHSAKGLEFKNVFVVGLEEGLFPSELSKQNLQEIEEERRLFYVAITRAKENVILTYAKNRFQNGQFHDRLPSRFIKDIDEQYLSLPSKSHVCTNSGGGGSFKESSLINHQNNQSNIGDLRIGNKIRHKRFGDGRIVALIGKNDNAQATVEFEQVGIKQLLLKFARIEMINDD, translated from the coding sequence ATGGCAGATTTCCTTCAACAACTCAATGAAAGTCAACGTGAAGCGGTTATCTACAATGACGGTCCAAGTCTAGTTATCGCTGGAGCTGGTTCAGGTAAAACACGGGTAATTACCTACAAAATCGCTTACTTATTAAAAAATGGCATTTCTCCTCATAGTATATTGGCTTTGACATTTACTAATAAGGCTGCAAGAGAAATGAAAGTACGCGTTACTGAAATTATAGGAGAGAATATGACTCGTTTATTATGGATAGGCACTTTTCATTCTATTTTTTCCAAAATACTTCGTAGAGAGGCATCCCGAATAGGGTTTTATTCCGATTTTACAATTTATGATAAACAAGATTCCAAAAATCTTATTAAAAATATTATTAAAGAAAAAAAGTTAGACGATAAAATATATAAACCTACATTTGTTCAAAACATTATTTCCAAAGCAAAAAACGCTCTAATTACTCCTAAGCAATATGCAAATAATTGTGATTTGATAGAACAATACAATCAAGCTCAAAAAGCTTATATATTATACGACATTTATTTAACCTATAGCAATCGCTGCAAGATTGCAAATGCTATGGATTTTGACGATTTACTATTTTATACCTACTTACTTTTCAACGAATGCAAAGAGATTGCTCAAAAGTATTGGAATCGGTTTCAATTTATTTTAGTAGATGAGTATCAAGATACAAATTTTGCCCAACATGAAATTATTCAGCAATTGACCATAGAACAACATCACCGGATATGTATAGTAGGAGATGATGCACAAAGTATTTATTCTTTTCGTGGAGCAAATATTAGTAATATTTTGAATTTCAGATCAATATATCCAGAAAGTAAATTATTTAAACTGGAGCAAAACTATCGTTCCACGCAAACAATAGTCAATGCAGCAAATTCACTTATCTCTAAAAATAGAGAACAAATACCAAAAACTATTTACTCTCAAAAAGCAATAGGTGAAAAAATCAGGTTGACTGGATTTTACTCTGATTATGAAGAAGGAAGTAGGGTAGCAAATTGTATTGCAGAAATGCACATGTTGAAAAAGTATGAATATAAAGATTTTGTTATTTTATACCGTACTAATGCACAAAGTCGGATCTTTGAAGAAGCGTTGCGTAAACTAAATATACCTTATAAAATATATGGAGGTTTATCTTTTTATCAACGTAAAGAAATCAAGGACGTAGTTGCCTATATGAGATTGGCTTCTAATCTAGCAGATGAAGAGGCAATTAGACGGATCATCAATTATCCGAATCGAGGTATTGGTGATATTACTGTGAATAAGATTATTGCAGCAGCTAGTTTTCACAATACAATCTTGTGGGAAGTGCTTTCTAATCCGTTGAGTTATAATTTGAAAATTAATGCTGCAACTTTCGAAAAATTGAAAAAATTCCAATTACTTATCAATCGCTTTGTAGAAAAAGTTTCCACTCAAAATGCTTACAATGCGGGACGAATGATTATTCGAGAAACTGGTCTAATTAATAATGAACTCTATGAAGATCAGACCCCAGAAAATATAAGTCGTATTCAAAACTTAGAAGAATTAAGCAATAGTTTATACACATTTGTCTCTTCTCGTATAGAAGAAGGAAATGCAAACATTAAAATAAGTGACTTTCTTGCGGAGATATTCTTACTTACAGATCAAGATACGGATAAAAATGAAAACATCAATTTTGTAACAATGATGACTATCCATTCAGCAAAAGGTTTGGAATTTAAAAATGTTTTTGTTGTGGGATTAGAAGAGGGTTTATTCCCTTCCGAATTGAGTAAACAAAACTTACAAGAAATAGAGGAAGAGCGTCGTCTGTTTTATGTGGCAATTACTCGTGCAAAGGAAAATGTTATTTTAACTTATGCTAAGAATCGTTTTCAAAATGGACAATTTCATGATAGATTACCCAGTCGATTTATTAAAGATATAGATGAACAATATTTATCATTGCCTTCAAAATCTCATGTTTGTACTAATTCTGGGGGAGGGGGGTCTTTCAAAGAAAGCTCTTTAATTAATCATCAAAATAATCAAAGTAATATTGGAGACTTGAGAATTGGCAACAAAATCAGGCATAAACGTTTTGGTGATGGGAGAATCGTGGCTTTAATAGGCAAAAACGATAACGCACAAGCAACTGTAGAGTTTGAACAAGTTGGAATCAAACAATTACTCTTAAAGTTTGCACGAATTGAGATGATTAATGATGATTAA
- a CDS encoding ammonium transporter, protein MEGLCIKPTVLDSGNTAWIIVATLLVMLMTVPGLALFYGGLVRQKNVLSVIMQCLVLTAVVSILWFAFGYSWVFGTSFSEQKNPLGFIMGGFDKVFLRGIGLNTLTETNIPEIIFALFQCMFAVITPSLIIGAFAERVKFSGFLVFAIVWSIFVYNPMAHWVWGGGWIGEKGIGAIDFAGGTVVHINAGITALIMAIMVGKRKNYKHGITPPPHNIPFVFLGTALLWLGWFGFNAGSGLAANGLAANAFLVTHFATAVAVIVWMAIDWIREKKPTIVGACTGAVAGLVAITPAAGTVDLLGAFFIGATSSLVCFFMVSLVKSKLKYDDALDAFGVHGIGGIIGSILTGVFATKMVSGPHGVEGALYGGWHQLEVQVVATIATIIYSAVMTVIIFRVVDKIVGIRVSLRMEEEGLDVYEHGETAYN, encoded by the coding sequence ATGGAAGGATTATGTATAAAGCCTACTGTATTGGACAGTGGAAATACAGCTTGGATAATAGTAGCAACCCTTTTAGTTATGTTGATGACAGTACCTGGATTGGCTCTGTTTTACGGAGGATTAGTTCGTCAGAAGAATGTGTTAAGTGTCATTATGCAATGCCTTGTGTTGACGGCAGTTGTAAGTATTCTTTGGTTCGCATTTGGGTATAGTTGGGTATTTGGGACTTCATTTTCTGAGCAAAAAAATCCGTTGGGTTTTATTATGGGTGGATTTGACAAAGTTTTTTTAAGGGGTATTGGATTGAACACTTTGACAGAGACAAACATTCCTGAAATTATTTTTGCATTGTTCCAATGTATGTTTGCCGTTATTACACCGTCTTTAATTATTGGTGCTTTTGCTGAGCGGGTAAAATTCTCTGGTTTTTTAGTGTTTGCGATTGTTTGGTCAATTTTTGTTTATAATCCGATGGCCCATTGGGTATGGGGAGGTGGTTGGATAGGTGAGAAAGGCATTGGGGCTATTGACTTTGCCGGGGGAACGGTTGTACATATCAATGCTGGAATTACGGCCTTGATTATGGCAATTATGGTAGGTAAAAGAAAGAATTATAAACATGGTATAACTCCTCCACCACACAATATTCCTTTTGTATTTCTCGGTACAGCACTTTTATGGTTGGGTTGGTTTGGGTTCAATGCTGGAAGTGGTTTGGCAGCTAATGGGCTTGCAGCTAATGCTTTCCTTGTAACTCACTTTGCTACAGCCGTAGCTGTAATAGTTTGGATGGCTATAGATTGGATACGAGAAAAAAAACCAACTATTGTTGGAGCATGTACAGGAGCAGTTGCGGGCCTGGTGGCTATTACGCCAGCTGCTGGAACAGTAGATTTATTAGGGGCTTTCTTTATTGGAGCAACTTCTTCGCTTGTATGTTTTTTTATGGTTTCTTTAGTCAAGTCAAAATTAAAATATGATGATGCTTTAGATGCTTTTGGTGTGCATGGCATAGGAGGTATAATTGGTTCTATACTTACTGGTGTGTTTGCTACAAAAATGGTTAGTGGTCCTCATGGTGTAGAAGGTGCTCTATATGGAGGATGGCATCAACTGGAAGTACAAGTTGTCGCAACTATAGCTACAATTATATATAGTGCAGTGATGACAGTTATAATATTTCGTGTTGTAGATAAAATTGTAGGTATAAGAGTATCATTGCGAATGGAAGAAGAAGGATTAGATGTTTACGAACATGGAGAAACAGCATACAACTGA
- a CDS encoding P-II family nitrogen regulator, whose translation MKKIEAIIRKTRFDEVKEALLEADIEWFSYSDVRGVGKARQERIYRGVVYDTSSIERIQINLVVRDINVEKAIKAIEKSAHTGEVGDGRIFVSTIDNAYSIRTGEQGDETLYTNK comes from the coding sequence ATGAAGAAGATTGAGGCAATTATTCGTAAGACAAGATTCGATGAGGTAAAAGAAGCTTTGTTAGAAGCTGACATCGAGTGGTTTTCTTATTCAGACGTGAGGGGTGTAGGGAAAGCCCGTCAAGAGAGAATTTATCGGGGAGTTGTTTATGATACAAGTTCTATTGAACGGATTCAAATCAATCTTGTTGTTCGTGATATAAACGTAGAAAAAGCTATCAAAGCAATTGAAAAATCTGCTCATACAGGTGAGGTGGGTGATGGGCGTATCTTCGTTTCGACTATAGATAATGCATATAGTATTCGTACTGGCGAACAGGGAGACGAAACTTTATATACTAACAAATAA
- the surE gene encoding 5'/3'-nucleotidase SurE, which translates to MSKNKRPLVFITNDDGIYAKGLNELIKGFRKIGEIVVVAPEGARSGMSGAITSLNPVRIDLLRKEEDLTIYSCSGTPVDCVKLGVNSIVSRKPDLLVAGINHGSNAAVCVIYSGTIGATLEGCIIGIPSMGVSLTDHSPNADFSQAVKYGKLVAEKVLLEGLPKGICLNLNVPSISDVKGLKICTQTKGNWQEKIEKLKDPYDRVIYWLGGEFANEEPENTCCDEWALSKGYAALVPLQVDMTAHYFYELWKKKWEFCTESNL; encoded by the coding sequence GTATTTATTACTAATGATGATGGAATCTATGCAAAAGGATTGAATGAGCTAATAAAAGGTTTTCGCAAAATAGGCGAAATTGTAGTTGTTGCTCCTGAAGGAGCTCGATCAGGGATGTCGGGAGCTATTACTTCTCTAAATCCAGTTCGTATAGATTTGTTACGAAAAGAAGAAGATTTAACAATATATAGTTGTTCAGGGACGCCTGTAGATTGTGTCAAATTGGGAGTCAATTCTATTGTGAGTAGAAAGCCTGATTTATTAGTTGCAGGAATTAATCATGGCTCTAATGCGGCTGTGTGTGTTATTTACTCTGGTACTATTGGTGCTACATTAGAAGGATGTATTATAGGTATTCCTTCTATGGGAGTATCATTAACAGACCATTCGCCTAATGCAGATTTTTCACAAGCAGTAAAATATGGAAAACTAGTGGCTGAAAAGGTATTGTTGGAAGGATTACCTAAAGGTATTTGTTTGAATTTGAATGTTCCCAGTATTTCTGATGTAAAGGGATTGAAAATTTGTACACAAACTAAGGGGAATTGGCAAGAAAAGATTGAAAAATTAAAAGATCCCTACGATAGAGTTATTTACTGGTTGGGTGGTGAATTTGCCAATGAAGAACCAGAAAATACTTGTTGTGATGAATGGGCATTGTCAAAGGGATATGCTGCACTAGTTCCTTTGCAGGTAGATATGACAGCACATTATTTCTATGAATTATGGAAAAAAAAATGGGAGTTTTGTACTGAGTCAAATCTTTAG